The following coding sequences lie in one Azospirillum humicireducens genomic window:
- a CDS encoding cache domain-containing protein gives MISKLRLRVQRQTLLTVLPVLLLLVVIAFAAGAPAYTRGTDAEALTMIDRAQHMLERVGPEGAAEAFAGHDSAFIDRDLYPMLLDDKGVMIAHGWTATLNGSDLRDLRDVDGKPFIREALAGVERDGRTDVTYQWIDPLSGQVARKTMHARRLVLNGKPYMLAVGVYR, from the coding sequence ATGATCTCCAAGCTTCGTCTGCGCGTGCAGCGCCAAACCCTGCTGACCGTGCTGCCGGTTCTGCTGCTGCTGGTGGTCATCGCCTTCGCCGCAGGTGCGCCGGCTTACACCCGCGGCACCGATGCCGAGGCGCTGACCATGATCGACCGCGCCCAGCACATGCTGGAGCGGGTCGGTCCGGAGGGAGCCGCGGAAGCCTTTGCCGGCCATGATAGCGCTTTCATCGACCGCGACCTCTATCCGATGCTGCTCGACGACAAGGGGGTGATGATCGCCCATGGCTGGACCGCGACGCTCAACGGGTCGGACCTCCGGGATTTGCGCGACGTCGACGGCAAGCCCTTCATCCGCGAGGCGCTGGCCGGGGTGGAGCGCGACGGACGCACGGACGTCACCTATCAATGGATCGATCCGCTGAGCGGGCAGGTCGCGCGCAAGACGATGCACGCCCGCCGTCTGGTGCTGAACGGCAAGCCCTACATGTTGGCTGTGGGTGTCTACCGGTAA
- the atpA gene encoding F0F1 ATP synthase subunit alpha — MDIRAAEISAILKQQIANFGTEADVAEVGQVLSVGDGVARVHGLDNVRAGEMVEFPGGLQGMALNLETDNVGIVIFGDDRGIKEGDTVKRTGTIVDVPVGRGLLGRVVDGLGNPIDGKGPLVNVERKRVEVKAPGIIPRKSVHEPMQTGLKAVDSLVPIGRGQRELIIGDRQTGKTAVVIDTFLNQKPINQGDDESKKLYCIYVAVGQKRSTVAQIVKTLEDAGAMEYSIVVAATASEPAPLQFLAPYTGCTMGEYFRDNGMHALIVYDDLSKQAVAYRQMSLLLRRPPGREAYPGDVFYLHSRLLERAAKMGDAHGNGSLTALPVIETQAGDVSAYIPTNVISITDGQIFLETGLFYKGIRPAINVGLSVSRVGSAAQIKAMKQVAGTIKMELAQYREMAAFAQFASDLDASTQRLLARGARLTELLKQGQFQPLPVEEQVVSIFAGVKGYLDAIKVEDVNRFEAKFLSEIRAKGADILAAIRTDKQITSATEEKLKAFLDGFAKVFA; from the coding sequence ATGGATATCCGCGCCGCAGAAATCTCTGCGATCCTCAAGCAGCAGATCGCGAATTTCGGGACCGAGGCGGATGTCGCCGAGGTTGGTCAGGTTCTGTCGGTGGGTGACGGCGTCGCCCGCGTGCACGGCCTGGACAACGTCCGCGCCGGCGAAATGGTCGAGTTCCCGGGTGGCCTGCAGGGCATGGCGCTGAACCTCGAGACCGACAATGTCGGTATCGTGATCTTCGGCGACGACCGCGGCATCAAGGAAGGCGACACCGTCAAGCGCACCGGCACCATCGTCGACGTTCCGGTCGGCCGTGGCCTGCTGGGCCGCGTCGTGGACGGCCTGGGCAACCCGATCGACGGCAAGGGTCCGCTGGTCAACGTCGAGCGCAAGCGCGTCGAGGTCAAGGCCCCCGGCATCATCCCGCGCAAGTCGGTGCACGAGCCGATGCAGACCGGCCTGAAGGCCGTCGACAGCCTGGTTCCGATCGGGCGCGGCCAGCGCGAGCTGATCATCGGCGACCGTCAGACCGGCAAGACCGCCGTGGTCATCGACACCTTCCTGAACCAGAAGCCGATCAACCAGGGCGACGACGAGAGCAAGAAGCTCTACTGCATCTACGTCGCCGTCGGCCAGAAGCGTTCGACCGTCGCCCAGATCGTCAAGACCCTGGAAGACGCCGGCGCCATGGAATACTCCATCGTCGTCGCCGCCACCGCGTCGGAGCCGGCTCCGCTGCAGTTCCTGGCGCCGTACACCGGCTGCACGATGGGCGAGTATTTCCGTGACAACGGCATGCACGCCCTGATCGTGTACGACGATCTGTCCAAGCAGGCCGTCGCCTACCGTCAGATGTCGCTGCTGCTCCGCCGTCCGCCGGGCCGTGAAGCCTATCCGGGCGACGTGTTCTACCTCCACAGCCGCCTGCTGGAGCGCGCCGCCAAGATGGGCGACGCCCATGGCAACGGCTCGCTGACCGCCCTGCCGGTCATCGAGACCCAGGCCGGCGACGTGTCCGCCTACATCCCGACCAACGTGATCTCGATCACCGACGGTCAGATCTTCCTGGAAACCGGCCTGTTCTATAAGGGCATCCGCCCTGCCATCAACGTCGGTCTGTCGGTGAGCCGCGTCGGCTCCGCCGCCCAGATCAAGGCGATGAAGCAGGTCGCCGGCACCATCAAGATGGAACTCGCGCAGTATCGCGAGATGGCCGCCTTCGCCCAGTTCGCCTCGGACCTCGACGCCTCGACCCAGCGCCTGCTGGCCCGCGGCGCCCGTCTGACCGAGCTGCTGAAGCAGGGCCAGTTCCAGCCGCTGCCGGTTGAAGAGCAGGTCGTGTCGATCTTCGCCGGCGTGAAGGGCTACCTGGACGCCATCAAGGTCGAGGACGTGAACCGCTTCGAGGCCAAGTTCCTGTCGGAAATCCGCGCCAAGGGCGCCGATATCCTGGCGGCGATCCGCACCGACAAGCAGATCACCTCGGCGACCGAAGAGAAGCTGAAGGCTTTCCTCGACGGCTTCGCCAAGGTCTTCGCCTGA
- a CDS encoding F0F1 ATP synthase subunit delta: protein MASEGTGVSELAARYSTALFELADENQALDTVASDLTTLKQILAESADLRRLVRSPVISRADQGKAMAAVLDSAGVSDLTKRFIGLVAANRRLFSIDGMIEGFLAELARRRGEVTAQVTTAQPLNDAQRDAVIDALKASIGSKVLVNTSVDPELIGGMIVKFGSRMVDTSVRTKLNKLQLAMKASGGSV from the coding sequence GTGGCATCCGAAGGAACAGGCGTATCCGAACTCGCCGCGCGTTATTCCACCGCGCTGTTCGAGCTTGCGGACGAAAACCAGGCGTTGGACACGGTCGCGAGCGATCTGACCACGCTGAAGCAGATCCTGGCCGAGAGCGCTGACCTCCGTCGCCTCGTCCGCAGCCCCGTCATCAGCCGCGCCGATCAGGGCAAGGCCATGGCCGCTGTCCTGGACAGCGCCGGCGTGTCCGATCTGACCAAGCGCTTCATCGGGCTGGTGGCGGCCAACCGCCGCCTGTTCTCGATCGACGGGATGATCGAAGGCTTCCTGGCCGAACTGGCCCGGCGCCGCGGCGAGGTCACGGCGCAGGTCACGACTGCCCAGCCGCTGAACGACGCCCAGCGCGACGCCGTGATCGATGCGCTCAAGGCGTCCATCGGTTCCAAGGTGCTGGTGAACACCTCCGTCGATCCGGAGCTGATCGGCGGCATGATCGTTAAGTTCGGCTCGCGCATGGTCGATACCTCGGTGCGCACGAAGCTGAACAAATTGCAACTCGCCATGAAGGCCTCAGGGGGATCAGTCTGA
- a CDS encoding F0F1 ATP synthase subunit gamma encodes MPNLKDLKNRISSVQSTRKITSAMKMVAASKLRRAQEQAEASGPYAERMGRMLSSLAANVQDSGNGPKLMTGTGADKVHLLVVISSDRGLCGAFNGSIVREAKRQITRLQGEGKTVKLLTVGRKGRDQLRREFASLIVESYEDVGRRRLGFSDADMVATKVLAMFDAGEFDVCSVIFNKFKSAISQIVTVQQLIPFAVATEAAEAAGAEAKAMYEFEPDEEQILAELLPRNLSIQIYRALLESAASEQGARMTAMDNATRNAGDMINKLTITYNRTRQAYITKELIEIISGAEAL; translated from the coding sequence ATGCCTAACCTCAAGGACCTAAAGAACCGGATCTCGAGCGTCCAGTCGACGCGCAAGATCACCTCGGCCATGAAGATGGTCGCGGCCTCCAAGCTGCGCCGCGCTCAGGAGCAGGCGGAAGCCAGCGGTCCCTACGCGGAGCGTATGGGCCGCATGCTGTCGTCGCTGGCCGCCAACGTGCAGGACAGCGGCAACGGCCCGAAGCTGATGACCGGGACGGGCGCCGACAAGGTGCATCTGCTGGTCGTCATCAGCTCCGACCGCGGTCTGTGCGGCGCCTTCAACGGCTCCATCGTCCGTGAGGCCAAGCGTCAGATCACGCGCCTGCAGGGCGAGGGCAAGACCGTCAAGCTGCTGACCGTCGGCCGCAAGGGCCGCGACCAGCTGCGCCGCGAATTCGCCTCGCTGATCGTCGAGAGCTACGAGGATGTCGGTCGCCGCCGGCTCGGCTTCAGCGACGCCGACATGGTGGCGACGAAGGTGCTGGCGATGTTCGACGCCGGCGAGTTCGACGTCTGCTCGGTCATCTTCAACAAGTTCAAGTCGGCGATCTCCCAGATCGTCACGGTTCAGCAGCTCATTCCCTTCGCCGTCGCCACCGAGGCCGCCGAGGCCGCCGGTGCCGAGGCAAAGGCGATGTACGAGTTCGAGCCGGATGAGGAGCAGATCCTCGCCGAACTGCTGCCGCGGAACCTGTCCATCCAGATCTACCGCGCCCTCCTGGAGAGCGCCGCGTCCGAGCAGGGCGCCCGGATGACCGCGATGGACAACGCGACGCGCAACGCCGGCGACATGATCAACAAGCTGACGATCACCTACAACCGGACGCGCCAGGCCTACATCACCAAGGAGCTGATCGAGATCATCTCCGGTGCCGAAGCCCTGTAA